GAACAATTTGAGCAGCGCATCATGAACATCAAACCATTTGACATCAGTTAATTTTTTTTAAGCTTTAATAGGTGTTTATGAAGTTTAAAAACCGCTCATCAGGTAATTTAGTACCAAAATTTGTTAAAATAGAGGTAATAAAAACTTTATATTTTTATCGGGGCATTGTTTTTTAAATTCCTGATAATAAGGAATATAAAAAATAAAAACAGCGAAAATGTTTATATAAATTTAAAATTATCCGCGTTTTACCAATCTTGTGTCCTACATCACATTTTTCTACTGCTTTAATAACTAAATTGCATAAGATTTTTAGGTGTAATATTATAAACCATTACATTTTCAGTAACCAGTATTGTTAGTTAAGTTCTCGGTGATGCCATTTTGAATTGGTTTTAAACGAGAATTTTTAACGTTTAATTAAGTATTTTTTTTTCAAGATCTCAATTGAAAATACTTACAATATATACCGGTTGCTAATTTGAAAGGTCATTTTTATCAGCCCAAAAAGTCTAAACCAGTTAATTAAACCAATTCAACTAAATCTCTGTAATTATGCAATTTAAACACTTACTCAAAGTATGTTTCTTTGCCGTAATTTATCTTTTCTCGGTGCCAGTTATGGCCCAGAATAAGATAATTACCGGAAAAGTAACTGACAAGAAAGATGGATCTCCGTTAATAGGGGTATCAGTTAAAACTTCATTAACCTCCCCGGGTGGCGCGATAACCAACACCGAGGGCGAATATCGTATTTCAGTTCCCGGGAACGCTACCGTTTTGGTACTAACATATGTTGGCTATGTTAGTCAAACTGTTAATATTGATGGCCGCACAACAGTTAATGTTACGATGGATGCTTCCAGTAAAGCATTAAACGAGGTTGTGGTTATTGGATACGGATCGCAAAGAGTAAAGGATGCAACAGGTTCTGTTGCTTCGTTAAGCACTAAGGATTTCAACAAGGGTGTTATTGCAACACCTGAACAATTGTTACAAGGTAGAATTGCCGGTGTACAGGTTACCCCTTCAAGTGGCGAGCCAGGTGCCGGTGCAACTATTAACATCCGTGGCGCAAGTTCTATTCGTTCAAGTAATAATCCGTTATACGTAGTGGATGGTGTTCCTCTTGATAACGGTGGCACAGCAGGTGGTTATGATAGCGGCGCAGGTAGTTCTTCAGCCCGTAACCCTTTAGCCTTTATTAATCCTGCCGATATCGAGAATATCAGTATATTAAAAGATGCATCCTCTGCTGCTATTTATGGTTCGCGCGGTGCAAACGGCGTTATTTTAATTACAACCCGTAAGGGCCGTAAAGGTGCAGGTATTCAATTTGGCGCAAGTACAAGCGTTTCCAATGCGGCAAAACGTTATGACTTGCTTGGCAGGGAAGATTTCCTGACAGCCGTTGCGAGTGTTGGTGCGGACGCTACTTCGGTTGATTACAAAGGCAACACCAACTGGCAAGATCAAATTTTGAGAACAGCTATTTCTCAAAACTATAACATAGCATTTGGCGGGGCTAATAACACAGGTAATTACCGTTTTTCTGCAGGATATGATGATCAGCAAGGTATCGTTAAAAAAACCGATTTAAAGCGTTTTAATGCACGTTTAAATGCTTCTCAATCATTATTTAGCGGCCGTATCAAGTTCGATCTGCAATCATTGTATTCAAATGTAAAGGATCAGTTTGCGCCTATCACCAATAACGCCGGTTTTAACGGAAGCTTAATAGGTGCTGCTTTGCAAACTAACCCTACTATCCCTGTTTATGATGATAAGGGAAGGTATTTTGATATCAACGGATACGATGACCAGGGATTTCCGAAAAATAACAGTTTCAGAAACCCTGTATCAATGCTTAACCAGATAGATGACAGGGACAATATTAACCGTTTTCTTAACAACCTAACGCTTACTGTAAGACTTGTACAGGGCTTAACATATAAGGGAAATATAGGGCTGGATCTTTCCCGTGGTTTAAGAAAAACATTTTATGATCCAACAATAGTTGGTTTTACAGATCAAACCAACATCAGGGATTTTAATGTACCGTCTGCTACCGGTAATGGCCGGGGTATTCTGCAGCATACCGAACTTACCAGTATTATTACCGAACACACGTTAAACTACGAAAAGAAGTTTTCTGATAATAGTAGTTTAACTGCATTGGCCGGTTATTCATATTCAAACTATAAAAACTACAGCCGTAACGATTTTGGCTGGGGAACTGCAACTTCTGGCCAGTTTGTTAAAAACTACAATGATTTCAAAAATCATTTAGCTTACCCGGTTGGTGATAGTAGTAGTTACAGGTTACAATCGTTTTTTGCACGTGTTAACTACTCATATAAAGATAAATATATCTTAACAGGTACACTCAGAAGAGACGGTTCAAGCCGTTTTGGCAACAATCATAAATATGGTAATTTTCCGGCGTTGGCAGCAAAATGGCGTATCAGCAATGAAAGCTTTGCTCCCAAAGGTATATTTGACGATTTAAGCCTTAGGCTGAATTATGGACAAACAGGTAACCAGGAGTTTCCGTCATATGCATCGCTTGCTTTAAGGCAACTTAATTATTACGGTACGTCAAGCACGCCACTAAATGCTGCAAACCCCGATTTGAAATGGGAGACCCAAACAGCCTATGGCGCCGGTATAGACTTCAGCATACTTAACGGCAGGATATCTGGTACGGTTGATTATTTTAATAAATCTCAAAAAAACCTCCTTTTCTTACAGGATTTAGCACAGCCAGCTGCCAGTACAAGGTATTGGGTTAATTTGCCAGGTAACGTGCGTAACACAGGTGTAGAAGTAGGTTTGCTTTTGCAAGCTGTTCAGGGTAAAAAATTCAGCTGGGATATTAATTATAACATGACGTTTGTTAAAAACCGCATTGAAAACTTTGGTAACCGCAACGTAATAACCGGTAACATAGATGGCCAGGGCTTATCTGGTGCATATGCACAGTTTTTCGGAAACGGATATCCGTTGTATGAGTTTAACGTATCTCAGTATAATGGCTTGGACGCTAATGGATTTGGTATCTATCCAAATGGTATTGATGCGGCAACACCTCATGGTAGCCCGCTTCCAACCTTCCTTGCTGGTATCAATAACACTTTTACATATGGTAACTGGATGTTAAGTTTCTTCCTGAATGCACAAACAGGCTTTTATATTTACAATAACACAGCCAACGCATTCTTTTACAAAGGTAACCTTGTTAGCGGCCGTAACGTGACAAAAGCAGTTGCTTCAACCAATGAAAATCCTTTAAACTCTGGCGAAGTATCATCACGCTTCCTTGAAAAAGGCGATTTTTTAAGAATGAGCAACGCGTCTCTGGGTTACACATTCCCGGTTAAGCGAATGGCAATCAAATCACTGCGTGTTGCAGTCACCGGCCAAAATCTTTTCCTGATAACCGGTTATAGTGGCCTTGACCCGGAAATTAATACCAATAAGGAACGAAATGGTGTGCCTTCAAGAGGGATAGATTATACTTCTTATCCAAGCGCACGCACATTTACATTAAGTTTAAATGCAAGTTTTTAATATAAATTAGTATGAAAAAAATTACATCAATAGCAGTTACCTGTAGTCTCCTACTTTTGAGCACTATGGGCTGCAAAAAGTTAGACGAGACCGTTTACGGTTCCAAGTCTATTGACAATGGCGGAGCGGCAAGCGCTGCCGATCTTAACGGCGTTTATTCACAATTATTCGGACAATCAGATCAGGCAAATACTTATGCTCTACAAGAGCATCCTACAGATGAAATGATGGGGCCGACACGTGGTACCGATTGGGGAGACTTTGGTACGTGGCGCAAACTTCACACGCATACCTGGACACCATCGCACAACCAGGTTAATGATACCTGGGACCAATTAAATATCGGTGTGTTTCGTGCTACGCAGGTTATTTCAAGAGCAACTACAGACCAGATTAAGGCTGAAGCCAGCTTTTTGCGTGCATACTTTATGTTCCAGATAGTTGACTTGTATGGCCAGGCCCCTTTTCGCGATCCCAATGCTTCAAACTCGTCTATTCCTAAAGTTTACAGCCGCTCAGAAGCTACCGCATTTATTATAGCCGACCTGGAGTTTGCGGAATCAAAATTAGGTGCGTCTGCCAATATCGGCATTGCCAGCAAAGCCGCAGCAGAGGCGCTTTTAGCCAAAGTTTATTTAAATAAAGCTGTATATACAGCAACTACAGTTGGCGGGCCCTTTACGTTTGCAAAAGCCGATATGGATAAAGTTATTGAGTATGCAAACAAAGTTACTGCTGCTGGTTATTCTTTGGAACCGGCCGGCAAATACTTCCAGGACTTTGCCTGGGATAACACTACTCAATCGCATGAAAACATCTTTGGTATCTATAATACAGTAGATAAAGTACAAGGCTCGGCCAAAAATCGTTGGAAGATGGGCTTGCATTACAACCAAACACCAGATGGATGGAATGGCTTTACTACGCTGGCCGATTTTTACAAATCATTTGAAGCTACAGACGAGCGTAGAGGTGTTGATTATCCGGGACTTACCGACAAAGTTGGTTTAAGAGCAGGGTTTGCTGTTGGCCAGCAATATGGCCCTAAGGGCGTAGCTTTAAAGCAACGCGGTGGAAAACCACTTGTTTTTACTCCCGATGTAAATCTTAATTATTCAACAGAAGCACAAGGTATCAGGGTATTCAAATACTTTCCGCACCCGAATGCTGATGGAACAGTTACCGACAGCGGCGAAGATAATGACTATGTAATATTACGTTACGCCGATGTTATGCTTGAGAAAGCAGAAGCCATTATGCGTGGTGGTACCGATCCAAGCGGGCAAACTGCACTGGCTATCGTAAACGCTATTCGCGTACCGCGCGGAGCTACTCCATTGGCAAGTGTTGATGCTGCAGCTATGCTGGCCGAACGTGGTCGCGAACTTTATTACGAAGGTTGGAGAAGGAATGACCTGATCCGTTTTGAAAAATTCAATGATCCGGTTGATCAGCGTCCGTTAAAGACAGATAAATCAAAAACTTTGTACCCTATCCCTCAGCGTGCTGTGGATACCAACCCTAATCTTAAACAAAATCCAGGTTATTAATATATTGGGGTTTATTTGATTTATAACAGAACGTAGCGGAAATTTTCCGCTACGTTTGTTTTTTGCTGATGATATGATGCTATTTAAAAAGTGGTCTTTTGTTTTTGCAGGAGTTGTGTTATTATGGAGTTGTAACGGTGGTGGAAAAAACACGTTGTTTTCATTACAACCCAACGATGAAACAGGCATAACTTTTATAAACCAGTTAACCGATCAGGACCGCACCAACGTATTTAGCTACCGCAACTATTATAACGGCGGCGGCGTTGCCATTGGCGATGTTAATAACGATGGGCTTAATGATGTTTACCTTACTTCAAATACCGGGGGTAACCAGCTTTTTATAAATAAAGGCAACTGGAAATTTGAAAACGTTACAGCCAAAGCAGGTATAAAAGGCACCAAATACTGGAGCACCGGCGCAACCATGGTTGATATTAATGGCGATGGCTGGCTGGATATTTATGTTTGCCACAGCGGCAACGCCCGTGGTAAAGAAAAAGGGAACGAATTATTTATTAACCAGCACAATGGCACGTTTAAAGAGGAGGCCGAAAAATATGGCCTGGTAGATAATGGCTTATCAACCCAGGCCATATTTTTTGACTATGATAACGATGGCGACCTGGATTGCTTTGTGTTGAATAACTCGTTCAGGCCAATTGGCTCTTTTGATTTCAGCAAGAACCTGCGCGAGGTAGTTGACCCACTGGGTGGCG
The genomic region above belongs to Mucilaginibacter sp. KACC 22773 and contains:
- a CDS encoding RagB/SusD family nutrient uptake outer membrane protein, giving the protein MKKITSIAVTCSLLLLSTMGCKKLDETVYGSKSIDNGGAASAADLNGVYSQLFGQSDQANTYALQEHPTDEMMGPTRGTDWGDFGTWRKLHTHTWTPSHNQVNDTWDQLNIGVFRATQVISRATTDQIKAEASFLRAYFMFQIVDLYGQAPFRDPNASNSSIPKVYSRSEATAFIIADLEFAESKLGASANIGIASKAAAEALLAKVYLNKAVYTATTVGGPFTFAKADMDKVIEYANKVTAAGYSLEPAGKYFQDFAWDNTTQSHENIFGIYNTVDKVQGSAKNRWKMGLHYNQTPDGWNGFTTLADFYKSFEATDERRGVDYPGLTDKVGLRAGFAVGQQYGPKGVALKQRGGKPLVFTPDVNLNYSTEAQGIRVFKYFPHPNADGTVTDSGEDNDYVILRYADVMLEKAEAIMRGGTDPSGQTALAIVNAIRVPRGATPLASVDAAAMLAERGRELYYEGWRRNDLIRFEKFNDPVDQRPLKTDKSKTLYPIPQRAVDTNPNLKQNPGY
- a CDS encoding SusC/RagA family TonB-linked outer membrane protein, producing MQFKHLLKVCFFAVIYLFSVPVMAQNKIITGKVTDKKDGSPLIGVSVKTSLTSPGGAITNTEGEYRISVPGNATVLVLTYVGYVSQTVNIDGRTTVNVTMDASSKALNEVVVIGYGSQRVKDATGSVASLSTKDFNKGVIATPEQLLQGRIAGVQVTPSSGEPGAGATINIRGASSIRSSNNPLYVVDGVPLDNGGTAGGYDSGAGSSSARNPLAFINPADIENISILKDASSAAIYGSRGANGVILITTRKGRKGAGIQFGASTSVSNAAKRYDLLGREDFLTAVASVGADATSVDYKGNTNWQDQILRTAISQNYNIAFGGANNTGNYRFSAGYDDQQGIVKKTDLKRFNARLNASQSLFSGRIKFDLQSLYSNVKDQFAPITNNAGFNGSLIGAALQTNPTIPVYDDKGRYFDINGYDDQGFPKNNSFRNPVSMLNQIDDRDNINRFLNNLTLTVRLVQGLTYKGNIGLDLSRGLRKTFYDPTIVGFTDQTNIRDFNVPSATGNGRGILQHTELTSIITEHTLNYEKKFSDNSSLTALAGYSYSNYKNYSRNDFGWGTATSGQFVKNYNDFKNHLAYPVGDSSSYRLQSFFARVNYSYKDKYILTGTLRRDGSSRFGNNHKYGNFPALAAKWRISNESFAPKGIFDDLSLRLNYGQTGNQEFPSYASLALRQLNYYGTSSTPLNAANPDLKWETQTAYGAGIDFSILNGRISGTVDYFNKSQKNLLFLQDLAQPAASTRYWVNLPGNVRNTGVEVGLLLQAVQGKKFSWDINYNMTFVKNRIENFGNRNVITGNIDGQGLSGAYAQFFGNGYPLYEFNVSQYNGLDANGFGIYPNGIDAATPHGSPLPTFLAGINNTFTYGNWMLSFFLNAQTGFYIYNNTANAFFYKGNLVSGRNVTKAVASTNENPLNSGEVSSRFLEKGDFLRMSNASLGYTFPVKRMAIKSLRVAVTGQNLFLITGYSGLDPEINTNKERNGVPSRGIDYTSYPSARTFTLSLNASF